The following are encoded in a window of Rubellicoccus peritrichatus genomic DNA:
- a CDS encoding phage terminase large subunit family protein, with amino-acid sequence MITEAESDIEFLEREFWQGVPRPQRMPVSKWAEKHFKAVGSPLSSDFRLTFTPWLREPLDWLDDLSIHEITFVGPAQDTGKSAFGEIALCNWIANRDGGDVQYNWETDVKTKARYKKRVQKVLKACGPVAKLWPRGLSRHDATNGLVIFPHLNFSMQGVETPGNLESDTIAMQVNEEPHAWEAGRMNLAEQRQKRVWNWFRLNLSTGGVVEDQLHRKFFNGTVQYWEEQCPSCKKRFVPQVRIKEGELGGIHYDSKKAKRADGSYDYNIIESTLYLECGQCGHRMHDDAVERQQRASKARWGKPTNPDADLWHRSIRLTGAATPNRPWVALVKRKHEALRALRYGDIEEYKNYIQRDEADFWDPRDRPLAPEVITISSNVTKNREGLLDRAVRIMKVDFQEGEAAKGEVPHFKAVIRDFRSNLDSQLVYEGMIDLPEDIEQLREEFEVEPRFVSVDSGHRARYIYQICARYGYNALKGEDKPKLYIHERPDESKTYRIYSPMQDVDPYSGDREGKEGLYAVPLIRYDKQSIRDLLDLIRAQTEWVVPGDVSDAYRKEMASEERREFIHPKTEETFWLWCKVTSHMDNDYYVCECYIAMFVMILIDSGYLEVDFSFEPSERPTDLKIEKSGGN; translated from the coding sequence ATGATTACTGAAGCAGAGAGTGATATTGAGTTTCTGGAGCGTGAATTCTGGCAAGGGGTTCCAAGGCCTCAGCGTATGCCAGTTTCCAAATGGGCAGAGAAGCACTTCAAGGCGGTTGGTTCGCCATTGTCATCTGATTTCAGGCTTACCTTTACACCATGGTTGCGAGAACCGCTTGATTGGTTGGATGATTTGAGCATTCACGAAATCACCTTTGTTGGTCCAGCTCAGGATACGGGGAAGTCTGCCTTTGGTGAGATCGCGCTTTGTAACTGGATAGCAAATCGTGATGGCGGCGATGTTCAATACAACTGGGAAACGGATGTTAAGACCAAGGCTCGTTACAAGAAGCGAGTTCAGAAGGTTTTGAAAGCTTGTGGCCCAGTTGCTAAGCTTTGGCCTCGTGGATTAAGTCGGCATGATGCTACTAATGGTTTGGTGATCTTCCCGCATCTGAATTTCAGCATGCAAGGTGTGGAGACTCCGGGTAATCTGGAATCAGATACGATTGCTATGCAGGTGAACGAAGAGCCGCATGCATGGGAAGCTGGACGTATGAATCTGGCAGAGCAGCGGCAGAAGCGCGTCTGGAATTGGTTTCGTCTAAATCTTTCAACAGGCGGGGTTGTTGAGGATCAGTTGCATCGAAAGTTTTTCAATGGGACGGTTCAGTATTGGGAAGAGCAATGCCCATCTTGTAAGAAACGGTTTGTTCCGCAGGTCAGAATCAAGGAAGGAGAGTTGGGCGGCATTCATTATGATTCCAAGAAAGCCAAACGAGCTGATGGTTCATACGATTACAATATCATAGAATCGACGCTTTACCTGGAATGTGGGCAATGTGGTCATCGGATGCATGATGACGCCGTAGAGAGGCAACAGAGAGCTTCTAAGGCACGTTGGGGAAAGCCAACCAACCCAGATGCTGACTTGTGGCATAGGAGCATACGGTTGACTGGTGCAGCAACTCCCAATCGTCCTTGGGTGGCATTGGTGAAGCGCAAGCATGAAGCCTTGAGGGCGCTTCGTTATGGAGACATTGAAGAATACAAAAATTACATCCAGCGAGATGAAGCAGATTTCTGGGATCCACGAGACAGGCCTTTAGCTCCGGAAGTAATTACCATCTCAAGTAATGTGACGAAAAATCGGGAAGGTTTACTGGATCGTGCTGTGCGTATCATGAAAGTCGACTTCCAGGAGGGTGAGGCGGCAAAAGGTGAAGTGCCACACTTCAAGGCAGTGATTCGAGATTTTCGAAGCAATCTGGATAGTCAGCTAGTATATGAAGGAATGATTGATCTTCCAGAGGACATTGAGCAGCTACGTGAAGAGTTTGAAGTGGAGCCGCGCTTTGTCTCAGTCGACTCAGGGCATAGAGCACGTTACATTTACCAGATATGTGCCCGATATGGTTACAATGCACTCAAGGGCGAGGATAAGCCCAAACTTTACATTCATGAACGGCCTGATGAATCCAAAACCTATCGGATTTACTCTCCCATGCAGGATGTTGATCCATATTCTGGAGATCGTGAAGGGAAAGAAGGACTCTATGCGGTTCCTCTGATTCGCTATGACAAACAAAGCATTCGAGATTTACTGGATCTGATACGTGCACAGACTGAATGGGTTGTTCCTGGTGATGTATCCGATGCCTATAGAAAGGAAATGGCTTCTGAGGAGAGAAGAGAGTTCATTCATCCGAAAACTGAGGAAACATTCTGGCTCTGGTGCAAGGTAACCAGCCACATGGACAATGATTACTATGTCTGTGAGTGCTATATTGCCATGTTTGTGATGATCCTTATTGATTCTGGCTATCTTGAGGTTGATTTCAGCTTTGAACCAAGTGAGAGACCAACAGATTTGAAGATCGAAAAATCAGGAGGGAACTAA
- a CDS encoding putative phage abortive infection protein gives MAVETSTKPKPKESSKHEAKYSLLIVLLFLAIALWITSIYLSFWLFPGPDFETRGQFGDYFGALNALFTGVALAALIFSIYLQRKDLQAQADQIAMQTEQLAMQSEELKLQRLEMDENQELIRKQTFENLFFNCLKLLSFNAISNPQEGSETYASKYFTALHYDVRNERIDGKIRLNSDEANEVNEFMLIFNEILRLERNAPEEFINKIKPYLHNMQSSYFSFKNANTPSLNGYLRTIRNTMQLIEDYNSLDDSSSTTSIYIEILLSQIDQNGHFLMAMDYAFNSDSLLKEYIPRYHLLRYLNHDESTNFLFLLTNNFSENTYSSSTNLEPLSE, from the coding sequence ATGGCTGTCGAAACAAGCACCAAGCCAAAACCCAAAGAGTCATCGAAGCATGAGGCTAAATACTCATTGCTCATCGTTTTACTATTTCTGGCAATAGCCCTATGGATAACATCAATCTATCTAAGCTTCTGGCTTTTCCCTGGTCCTGATTTCGAAACACGAGGTCAGTTCGGAGATTACTTTGGTGCTCTGAATGCATTATTTACAGGTGTCGCGTTAGCAGCATTGATTTTCAGTATCTATCTTCAAAGAAAAGACCTTCAAGCTCAAGCGGATCAGATTGCAATGCAGACTGAGCAACTAGCTATGCAAAGTGAGGAACTAAAGCTTCAGCGTTTAGAGATGGATGAGAACCAGGAACTCATCAGAAAGCAGACTTTTGAAAACCTATTTTTTAATTGCCTTAAATTACTTAGCTTTAACGCAATATCAAACCCTCAGGAAGGCTCAGAAACCTATGCCAGTAAGTATTTTACAGCATTACACTATGATGTACGCAATGAGCGCATAGATGGAAAAATTCGCTTAAATAGTGATGAAGCTAATGAGGTAAATGAGTTCATGTTGATTTTCAATGAAATCCTGAGATTGGAAAGAAATGCCCCAGAAGAGTTCATTAATAAAATCAAGCCCTATTTGCATAATATGCAGTCAAGCTACTTCTCATTCAAGAATGCAAACACACCTAGTCTAAATGGATACTTAAGAACAATTAGAAACACAATGCAACTAATTGAAGACTATAATTCTTTAGATGATTCAAGTTCAACAACTAGCATATATATTGAGATACTACTATCTCAAATAGATCAGAATGGGCATTTCCTAATGGCTATGGACTATGCTTTTAACAGTGATTCTCTACTCAAAGAGTATATACCAAGGTATCATCTTTTGCGTTACTTGAATCACGATGAGTCAACAAATTTTCTGTTTCTACTAACTAATAACTTTTCCGAAAACACCTATTCTTCCTCAACCAATCTCGAGCCTCTTTCAGAGTAG
- a CDS encoding DUF2806 domain-containing protein: MSEDSNKKISFSLLNIDASGLKEPGLLLIEKVSSAIGAATYTWTRKWKANADAKAKITLSKADIEISELQERSLQRMLAEECKHQENMESITQKAIPNLDESANPKEIDDDWMANFFNKCRHISNDQMQDLWAKILAGEANRSGSFSRKTISILNDLSQEDALLFRDLCNFSWIVGASYSPIIFDPEETIYKDNGLSFNKLVNLDNIGLISLSSSPGYGRWTNSDSFEVGYDEKLYSLTLSKDGKGEYFLNIGKTLLTQPGEEILKVIETEIVDGFEEYVLNKWKNHTPKAICKISDRFARS, translated from the coding sequence ATGAGTGAAGATTCCAATAAGAAAATTTCATTCTCACTCCTCAACATAGATGCTTCTGGCTTAAAAGAACCAGGATTGTTGCTTATAGAAAAGGTTTCGAGTGCGATCGGAGCAGCAACTTATACTTGGACGAGGAAATGGAAAGCAAATGCAGATGCAAAAGCAAAAATCACACTATCAAAGGCAGATATTGAGATAAGTGAGCTTCAAGAACGTTCCTTACAACGTATGCTAGCGGAAGAATGTAAGCACCAAGAGAATATGGAAAGCATTACACAAAAAGCTATACCAAATCTTGATGAATCTGCTAACCCAAAAGAAATAGACGACGATTGGATGGCAAATTTCTTTAACAAATGTCGACATATATCTAACGATCAAATGCAGGATCTATGGGCAAAAATACTTGCTGGGGAGGCAAATAGATCTGGTTCTTTCTCACGAAAAACGATAAGTATTCTCAATGATCTCAGTCAGGAAGATGCTCTATTATTTAGGGATCTTTGCAATTTCAGTTGGATTGTAGGAGCAAGTTATTCACCCATTATCTTCGATCCAGAAGAAACCATATATAAAGATAATGGCCTATCCTTCAATAAATTAGTAAACTTAGACAATATAGGTCTAATTAGCCTTTCATCTTCACCAGGTTATGGGCGATGGACTAATAGTGATTCGTTTGAAGTAGGGTATGATGAAAAGCTTTATTCACTGACACTCTCTAAGGACGGTAAGGGCGAATATTTCCTTAATATTGGCAAAACATTACTAACGCAACCTGGAGAGGAGATATTGAAGGTCATTGAGACTGAAATAGTTGATGGTTTTGAAGAATATGTACTAAACAAATGGAAAAATCACACACCTAAAGCCATCTGCAAAATCTCAGACCGTTTTGCCAGAAGTTAA